Part of the Pseudodesulfovibrio hydrargyri genome is shown below.
GACCACCGGCGAGCGCTCGGAATTGACGATCAGGTTTTCAATGACCTCGTGAGCGATGCGCTGCACCAGCTCCCGGCGCTTGGCCTGCCTGGCTATGTCGTCCGGGGGCTCCGCACCGCCCATCGCCTGCCTGAAGCGTGCGAGACGCTTCGCGCTCGTAAGCTGCTTTCCATAGGTGCGCAGCATATTGCGAACATTGGTGGACGATGCATTCACGGTATTTCTCCCTTCCTTGAATGATACGATCGTCCCCGTTCAAAAAAACTTTAGGGGGAAAACGAAAAAAAAGCCAGAAAAGCCGGTCGGCCAAGGGGCGGGAAAAGGACCGTCCAGGGGAAAAAGGTTGGATGTTTCTCGGAATTTAAATAAAAATACCGATCATGAAACGCACCGTAGGGAAAATGCTTATCGTGAGCAAGCCGGGCGATCAGGCCGCCGAGGCTGTGCGCGAGGCCATGGCCGGGTTCCTGGACGAAAGGGGGGTGCCCTTTCAGACCTGCGAGCACCGCCCGGACGCTCCCCGGAAGTCCTGCGAGAACGAGGAACGGATCAGCGGCCCCTTCGACCTGGCCGTGATCCTGGGCGGGGACGGCACCTTCATCGGCGCGGCCCGGCGGCTGCTGCGTTTCGGGGCTCCGCTCATGGGCGTCAACCTCGGCCGGGTGGGTTTTCTGCCCCAGCTGGAGCGCGACGGGTGGCGTCCGTGGCTTGAGGACGCGCTGGACAACGGGTTCAGCGCCGAGCCGCGCCTGGTCCTGAAGTACGCCGTGTTGCGCGATGGCAAGGAGATGGCCGACGGACTGGTCATCAATGAACTGGTCGTCAGCCGGGGGGAGCTGGCCCGGCTCGTCCGGCTGGAACTGGCCTATGACGGCATCGGCATTTCCTGCCTGCGGGCGGACGGGCTGATCGTGTCCACGCCCACCGGCTCCTCGGCCTACGGGGCTTCGGCCGGCGGCCCCCTGGTCCACGCCGGGCTGGCGGTCTGCTGCGTGAT
Proteins encoded:
- a CDS encoding NAD(+)/NADH kinase; the protein is MLIVSKPGDQAAEAVREAMAGFLDERGVPFQTCEHRPDAPRKSCENEERISGPFDLAVILGGDGTFIGAARRLLRFGAPLMGVNLGRVGFLPQLERDGWRPWLEDALDNGFSAEPRLVLKYAVLRDGKEMADGLVINELVVSRGELARLVRLELAYDGIGISCLRADGLIVSTPTGSSAYGASAGGPLVHAGLAVCCVIPVCPFQSSFRPMVFPADGVITVRVREQAGEVNLTEDGQTAVRLAPGDEVVVEKSPADLLVVDLGQGAYFEKLKKHGFLTER
- a CDS encoding DVU0524 family FlgM-associated protein: MNASSTNVRNMLRTYGKQLTSAKRLARFRQAMGGAEPPDDIARQAKRRELVQRIAHEVIENLIVNSERSPVVQAVLDQLESEFDGRYVFEYPLDGGDVQIIRETPQGPRDVEGSERSKVLRRLWEIALSKVDGTML